The Anaerolineae bacterium genomic sequence GTGGTGCAGGTGGGCAGCGCTGTCCGGGACGTCAAGGAAGGCGATCTCGTGTGTCGGCTGAACCTCATCGGCTCGCGCGAGCTGGACATGAGGTGCTTCGCCGAGTACGCAGTAGCCGACGCGCCCATCGTGGTCAACGGCAGCGACCCAGAGGTCGTATGCTTCGCCGACCCTGTGGTGGTGGCGCTCAACCATGTCCACCACGCCAACGTTAACCCGGGAGACACGGTCCTGGTCATGGGCCAGGGCTTCATCGGTTTACTCATCACCCAGCTGCTCCGGCAGCAGCACGTCAACGTCGTGGCGACCGAGATAGACGAGGGCAAGTTGCGGCTCTCCAGGCAGTTCGGCGCTGTGACTGTAGACGCGCGCTCCCCAGACTGGGTGGACAACGTGCGCGACACCACCAGGGACATCCACGCGGTGATCGAGTGCACCGGCGCGGACGAGCCCATCGAAGCAGCCTGTCACCTCCTGAGCCGAGGGGGAACCTTCGTGATCATGGGCGCTACGCGCAGGACGGTCACTCTGAACTACACCCAGCTGCGGATACGGGGCGCAACCGTGAAGTTCCCCATGAACGGAGTCAATCTGAAGGACAACTGGGCTACAGCGGCTGAGATACTGCACAGAAACGAACTGGAGGTGAAGAGCCTGATCAGCAAGCGTGATCGGCTCGAGAACCTTCAGGCCATTCTGGAAGGCTACGATAGCCGGTGGCTGAGGGTCTTGCTAGAACCCTGAGAGCAGGCGCAGCTTGTTGCCGCGGCTCCGGGGGTACCGCGGAGTAGCCAGCTGACCGCACGGGCGCACACCCATGCCGCCCGCGCGAAGGGCTAGTAGAGAAGGGGATGCACTATGGCCGACCTCGTGAGGTTTGGGATCATCGGGTGTGGTGAGATTGGGCAGTCGCTGGGGGGCACTGATACCTATAGTGGCATTGGGGCCTTCCACGCCCGGTATATAGCCGAGACTGACGGTGCGGAACTGGTGGCGGTAGCCGATATCAAGGAGCGCAACGCGAGGGCGCTGTCGGAGCAGTACGGGTTGCGGCGGTACTACACCGACTACCACGACTTGCTGGCGCGCCCGGACGTGGACGTGGTGAACATATGCACCCCGAGCGGGACGCACGGAGAGATAGCCGTGGCGGCGGCCCGAGCTGGCAAGCACGTCATCGTCGAGAAACCGATGGAGGTCACTCTCGAGAAGGCCGACGCCATCATCGCTGAGTGTGCCAGGGCAGGGGTCAAGCTTCAGGTGGTGATGCCCCATCGGTTCGGGAAGGGCATGCGCAAGGCTAGAGCGGCGCTGGAATCGGGCGAGCTGGGCAAGGTCATCCTGGGCAATGCTGTGTGTCGCCGGTATCGCACTCAGGAGTACTACACCGACAGCTCTTGGCGCGGGACCTGGGCGTTCGATGGTGGGGGCGCCCTCATGAATCAGGGTATTCACATCATTGACTCGTTTCTGTACCTGGTGGGTGATGCGTCCTCTGTATACGGCCGGATGGAGACGCTCGGGCACGCCGGCATAGAAGTGGAGGATACGGCCGTCGCGGTGGTGAAGCTCAGGTCGGGAGCACTAGGCATGATCGAGGGGACCACCTGCGCCTATCCGGACTTCGGGGATCGCATAGAGATACATGCAGAGAAGGGCACTATGGTGCTCGAGGGTCTGCCGCCACGGCTCGTAGTCTGGGAGCCCATGGACTGGACGAAGCGTCTCGATCTGAGCCAGTTCGAGGAAGACCAACGAGAGTACTACGGCCACAAGTATATCATCGAAGACATGGTGGGTGCCATCGTTGATGACCGTCAGCCTCAGGTGCACGGCCAGGAGGGCAGGCGGGCCCTCGAGCTGATCTGCGCTATCTATGACTCCGCTCGGAAGGGCAGAGAGGTGGACGTTAGGGGGTGAGCGTCGGAGGCGCGGGCATGAGGATCAGCGTCTTCACCGTGGTGATGGGCGAGTACAGCCCCGAGGGCGTGGCGGAGGAGCTGAGCACACTGGGCTATGACGCGGTGGAATGGAGGGTGCACCCGGACTTTCACGTGCACCCCGACGCCATCAGTGCGAAGAGCTCCTACTTGAGGAGCCTCACCCAGCAAGCGGGCCTAGAGGTATCGTGCTTGGGCACGTACGTGCGCGCTAGCCAGGCTGAGCAGCTGGATAGGTGTTGCCGGGCGGCCGCTGAGATGGATTGTCCTCGGATCAGGATCGCTCTTGATGAGGACTACGATGGCAGGGCGGGATTCGAGCGCGCACTCGCCGAGGCGAAAGAAGGCCTGAGACGCGCAGAGGCGACACTGCGGCACTACCAGGTTAGGGGATTGCTGGAGACGCACCATGGGTCCGTCGCCGAAAGCGCCAGTGGCGCGCGGCGGTTACTAAGCGGCTTCTCCCCCGAGACGTACGGCGTCATCTTCGACCCAGCGAACATGATCCTCGCCGGGAGAGAGAGCTGGTGGATGGCGGTTGACATCCTGGGTGAGTACCTGGCACACGTGCACGTCAAGAACATCTCGTGGCTTCGGGACGGCGACGGCCGGTGGCAATGGCACTACGACACGCTGGAGAGGGGCATGGTAGACTGGCCGGAGGTCATTCGGGCTCTCCTGGCCACTGGGTACGACGGCTACCTGTCTGTCGAGGATCTCTGCGGCACGAGTCTCTCTACCTCAGGGTTGGCTGGGGAAGCCATTGGCGGCGGCCCGCCCGGTGTGTCTACCCGAGAGAAGCTCCAGCACGATCTTACCTTCATCAGAGGGTGCCTGGCGCACCGGCGAGGCTAACTTCAGCAGCACACTGAGGAGTAACATGACTACCCTGTCAACAGAGCGACTGGCGATAGATGGTGGGACGCCCATACGACGGGATCCCTTCCCAGCCTGGCCAGTCTGGGATGAGAGGGAAGAGCAGGCCCTCCTGCGAGCCCTGCGCAGCGGCAAGTGGGGCATCGGCAGCGAGATCATCGCCGAGTTCGAAGAGAACTTCGCTTCCATGCAGGAGGCCAGATACTGCGTTTCCGTGCCCAGTGGCACGGCCGCCATCGCTATGGCACTGCGCGGTGCCGAGGTGACCTATGGCGACGAGGTGATCACCACCCCGTACACGTTCGTGGCCACTGTGTCGGCCGTGCTGCATGTGGGCGCCATCCCAGTCTTTGCCGACATAGAGCCCCAAACCTACCAGATTGACGCCCGTAGCGCCCAGAGGCTGGTCAGAGAGAGGACCAAGGCGATCATCCCGGTGCACATCGGAGGCTGCCCGGCGGACATGGATGCGGTGCTGGCGCTAGCGGAGAAGCACAAGCTTCTGGTGATCGAGGACTGCGCCCAGGCTCATCTGGCCGCCTGGAAGGGGCGAAGAGTGGGCGCCATCGGCGACCTGGGCACTTTCTCCTTCCAGTCCAGCAAGAACATCCCCGCTGGCGAGGGGGGTGCCGTGGTCGGTGACGACGATCATCTCATGGACCGGGTCTGGTCCTACCGCAACGTCGGGCGGGTGCGACAGGGAGCTTGGTATCAGCACGAAGTGCTGGGCACAAACGCTCGCATGAGCGTCTGGCAGGCCGCTGTACTGCTGGCGCAGATGACGCGGGCTGAAAAGCAGCTGGCGCGGAGGGAGAGGAACGCAGCCATTCTCACCGAGCACCTTGCCGATATCCCTGGCATCCGGCCGCTCGAACGCGACGCCCGCGTCACCCACCATGCCTACCACCTTTACATCTTCCGCTATGACCGAGCTGGCTTCGGGGGCCGTAGCCGGGAGGAGTTCCTTAGAGCACTGTCAGCGGAAGGAATCCCTGCATGCGATGGCTACACGCCCCTGTATGCCAAGGACGCCGTCATGGAAGCCAGCCAGGCCCTGGGGAAGTTGACCGGCGTTGCCGTCCCGAGCAAGCAGGAGAATGCTGAGCGTTGCCCGGTGGCCGAGAGAGTGTGCCGAGAAGAGGACTGCTGGCTAACCCAGAACCTGCTTCTGGGTAGTGAGGCTGACACCGTCTCCATCGCCGAGGCTATCGCCAAGGTGCAGCGTGCCTGGAAGTGAGGCCCGTTATGGCAGCCAGCTGTCACCTGCCCTGAGGTGAGACGTGAGGAGTGCTAGGGCCTGCTCGCCTGCCAAGCCGCCTGCCCGGAGGACGAGACTTCGGCTGCCGCCTGGGTTTCCAAGAGCATCCTTTGGTAGAGTGGCCATGACGCCGCACACCAGCACCTTCCGCTGCCAGAAAGGTATCGTCGCCCGCCTGTCCCTGGCAGCGGAAGGTGCTATTGGAGAGCCCGCACTTCATCTGCTTCCTCTCGCGACTACAGTGAGCATCCCCCAGGTGCTATCAGGCAGCCACAGAGGGTGTCACCCTGACCCGAGTTGAGGGTAGACCCGGTTCGAGGTGCCAGGTGAAGCGCCGTGGCGCCGACCCGCCAGACGACCAAGGTGAGGGAGAGCTCGCATGCAGACTCAGTTGGCGAGCGCCGACCTGGTAGCTAGGTTCCAGTACGTGCTGCGCCGCTGCAAGGTGCAGGAGCGGGAGACCGTGCTCATCTTCACTGACCCCCGCTTCCCCCATCCCCACTACCCGCCGGCCGCCTTCGCCGCCGCCCGGAGCCTGGGCGCCGACACCTACATCCTCACCTCCCAGGGCGACCAGCGCTTCGACGACCCACTGGTGCGAGCCGCCTGGAGCCACGCCGACATGGTCCTGGGCATGAGCACCGTCCCCCGAGGGATCGGCTCCTGGATGTACACCGACACTCACAGCGAGTCCCTCGCTTCGGGGGCGCGCGTGCTCATGGTCCAGGAGCCGCTGGAAGTCCTGATACGGATGATGCCTGCGGAAGCGATCCGTCGGCGGGGGCTCGCCGGCGCCCAGAGGCTCCAAGAGGCCAGGGAGATCCATATCGTCTCCGCGGCGGGCTCGGACTACGTCCTCCGCAAGGACGGCCGCAAGGGAGCCTACCAGTGCGGCCTGGCCGACGAGCCCGGACGCTGGGATCACTGGCCGTCGGGACTGGTGTGTTGCGCACCCCTGGAGGACAGCGCCGAGGGCATCTACGTCATCGAGCCCGGGGACGTGCTGCTGGGCCTGTGGCGGCACGCCCGAAGCCGCGTGGTCCTCAAGCTGGAGAAGGGGCGCATCGTAGAGATCTCCGGCGGGATGGACGCTGCCCTGCTGCAGGCGCACCTAGAACGAGCCGGCGACGAGGGCGCCTTCCGCCTCTCCCACGCCGGCTGGGGCACCGATCCCCGGGCCGACTGGACACACGTGGGTATGGACTCGGAGTCGCTCTACGGAACGGTCCTAGTGGCCTTGGGCCGCAATACCTTCGAAGCCCCGGCACCGCACTGCGGCCTCGGGGGGCAGAACCAGTCCGAGGTGCACTTCGACATCTGCTGCCGCCACACCGACCTATACCTCGACGGTGAGCCGATCATCAAGGGGGAGAGGTTCCTGCCCCCAGACCTGGCGTAACGCTCCGGAGCACGAGCCTGAGCCGGAAGGCCTGTGGCATGACACCCAGGGAACGCATCTTGACGGCCGTCTCGCGCCAGAGGCCGGACCGGGTCCCCAAAGACCTTAGTTGGGGGCTCACTCCGGCGGTGCAGCGCCTCTTCCAGGAGAAGACGGGCCGCGACGACCCCGAGGACTACTTCGGCGTGGACATACGCTTCGTGGGCTTGAGCCTGCCGCCACATAGGCTGGCAGAGGAAGCCCGGCTTCGCCGAGAGATTTTCGCTCGCTACCATCCCGAGCTACCAGACGGTGCCACCCTGAGCGAATGGGGCACAGCCCACATCCCGGGCACTTTCCACCACTTCCAGCGCTAGGTCCCCTCCATGCGCTCCTTCACTACCCTGGCCCAGTTCGAGGCCTATCCCTATCCCGACCTGGCCGCTCCCGAGAGACACCCGCCCGCCGCGACCGCCATCCGCCGGTTCCACGACCGCGACCTGGCCGTAGGCGGGGCCATGGCCACCACCATCTTCGAGGTGGCCTGGCAGATGCGAGGCATGGAGGA encodes the following:
- a CDS encoding zinc-binding dehydrogenase, which gives rise to MAQKMKAAWLRGLRRFEIVEVDVPAIEPHQVLVRIDKVGICGSDRGMWSGHHFFNDLYRWEDFSPGEHGHEASGTVVQVGSAVRDVKEGDLVCRLNLIGSRELDMRCFAEYAVADAPIVVNGSDPEVVCFADPVVVALNHVHHANVNPGDTVLVMGQGFIGLLITQLLRQQHVNVVATEIDEGKLRLSRQFGAVTVDARSPDWVDNVRDTTRDIHAVIECTGADEPIEAACHLLSRGGTFVIMGATRRTVTLNYTQLRIRGATVKFPMNGVNLKDNWATAAEILHRNELEVKSLISKRDRLENLQAILEGYDSRWLRVLLEP
- a CDS encoding Gfo/Idh/MocA family oxidoreductase, translating into MADLVRFGIIGCGEIGQSLGGTDTYSGIGAFHARYIAETDGAELVAVADIKERNARALSEQYGLRRYYTDYHDLLARPDVDVVNICTPSGTHGEIAVAAARAGKHVIVEKPMEVTLEKADAIIAECARAGVKLQVVMPHRFGKGMRKARAALESGELGKVILGNAVCRRYRTQEYYTDSSWRGTWAFDGGGALMNQGIHIIDSFLYLVGDASSVYGRMETLGHAGIEVEDTAVAVVKLRSGALGMIEGTTCAYPDFGDRIEIHAEKGTMVLEGLPPRLVVWEPMDWTKRLDLSQFEEDQREYYGHKYIIEDMVGAIVDDRQPQVHGQEGRRALELICAIYDSARKGREVDVRG
- a CDS encoding sugar phosphate isomerase/epimerase, translating into MRISVFTVVMGEYSPEGVAEELSTLGYDAVEWRVHPDFHVHPDAISAKSSYLRSLTQQAGLEVSCLGTYVRASQAEQLDRCCRAAAEMDCPRIRIALDEDYDGRAGFERALAEAKEGLRRAEATLRHYQVRGLLETHHGSVAESASGARRLLSGFSPETYGVIFDPANMILAGRESWWMAVDILGEYLAHVHVKNISWLRDGDGRWQWHYDTLERGMVDWPEVIRALLATGYDGYLSVEDLCGTSLSTSGLAGEAIGGGPPGVSTREKLQHDLTFIRGCLAHRRG
- a CDS encoding DegT/DnrJ/EryC1/StrS family aminotransferase; amino-acid sequence: MTTLSTERLAIDGGTPIRRDPFPAWPVWDEREEQALLRALRSGKWGIGSEIIAEFEENFASMQEARYCVSVPSGTAAIAMALRGAEVTYGDEVITTPYTFVATVSAVLHVGAIPVFADIEPQTYQIDARSAQRLVRERTKAIIPVHIGGCPADMDAVLALAEKHKLLVIEDCAQAHLAAWKGRRVGAIGDLGTFSFQSSKNIPAGEGGAVVGDDDHLMDRVWSYRNVGRVRQGAWYQHEVLGTNARMSVWQAAVLLAQMTRAEKQLARRERNAAILTEHLADIPGIRPLERDARVTHHAYHLYIFRYDRAGFGGRSREEFLRALSAEGIPACDGYTPLYAKDAVMEASQALGKLTGVAVPSKQENAERCPVAERVCREEDCWLTQNLLLGSEADTVSIAEAIAKVQRAWK